The genomic segment CTGGTAGAGCAGGCTGGTGCCCATGGCGCCGGCGGCGAGGCCGAAGATGCAGATCAGCCCACGCAGGAAAAGCCACAAGAGGACAAATCGGTCGGGTTTCACGTCCGTGGGCCCTGAACGGGCtagaagggaggagaaaaggatTGTAGGAAATTAATACTATGTGGgttgaggagagaacccaggagtcctggctcccagccccctgctctaaccaccagaccccactcccctcccagagctggggagagaacccaggagtcctggcctgcCCTGGACTCACCCGGTTTCAGCACCTGGAGCCACGTCCCGTTCCCCGCCCCCTCTCCCACGGTGGGGATCTTCACCAGGCAGCGGTAGGTCCCGGTGTCGTAGGGTCTCAGGTCCCGCAGCTCCACGTCGGCTCTCCTCTCCCGCAGGAAGCTCCGGTCCCGGGCCCAGCTCACccggcccctgaactcctggGTCCCGTCGCTCAGCTCCAGCCGGGCGCCCGCCACCTCCTTCACCCAGGTGTAgctgcccagcctgggctcccggGTGCTGTTGTAGGCGCAGGGCAGGGTGACGGAGCCACCCTCGGTGCCCTGcacggagctgggctgggagaccCACAGGCCCTGCGCCCAGCAGCCTGGCAAAGAGACGGGACCGAGGGACATCACCCTTGGAGTCGGGCACGGGGCCTGCCCCTCTGGTGGGGCGCCcactccccccggccccagggcagggactggctggctcagggggcggggaatgggacccaggccACATGTCGGCCAGACCGGGTCCGCCCGATGGCCCGTCCAGCCCAGCGGCCCGTCTGTGGCAGGCTCGGCAACCAACAGAAGAGGGTGATTATCGAGGGCCCCAGCCCCGGCCggccagtcccagcctctggctCCAAACCGGCCTCAAACCTGAGTCAAaaccagcctgtgaaattgtgaTTCTCCTGCTAGAGAAACCGTCACGTAATTCGTACTGTACGTCGGCTGGCTTCAGTAGCGGGGTCCACCCGAGCCCCCCACCCACCATCTCTCTATCCCCATGCACACGCTACCCGTCATCCATctgtctctccatccatccatccatccatccacatacacccccaccatccatccatccatccgtctatccccacacaccccctctatctatctatctatctatctatccattcaCATacaccccctccatccatccatccatctatccccatccaccccctctatatctatctatctatctacctatccacatacaccccctccagccagccagccatctatCTAATTATccacagacaccccctctatctatctacctatccccatccaccctacccatctatctaatctatctatttatctatccccagacaccctctctctctatctatccccagataccccttctatctatctacctatccccggacaccccccccccccccatcacccttTCCAACACTCGACATACTTCTGGCTGACGCAGAGATCGGAAAACACGAGCCgttttctctcaccccctcaccgaACAATTCCCCATtcccttatttaatattttctttgttttctacgCTTCAATTCTCACTTCCTTTCCGTTGTGTCCTTGGCCTTTGTACTTTTCCACACAAAGCAAATGTCCCCAAAGAGCGCCAGAGACCGTGAGACCCAGAACCCGGTTCGGTTTGGTGTCAGTGATCGGATTGTAACACGGTTACACTGGAAATAAATCCCAATCGTCGGCTGGCGCTAAGAGTTACGTATGGGGTGATAATTTAGCGCCTCTGATTCTGAAATCGATTGGGATTAACAGCTGGGATGAAATCTTAAACCTCTTGCAAGAATGCA from the Chelonia mydas isolate rCheMyd1 chromosome 14, rCheMyd1.pri.v2, whole genome shotgun sequence genome contains:
- the LOC119567629 gene encoding natural cytotoxicity triggering receptor 3; the protein is MTPGPLLWTLALIAGCWAQGLWVSQPSSVQGTEGGSVTLPCAYNSTREPRLGSYTWVKEVAGARLELSDGTQEFRGRVSWARDRSFLRERRADVELRDLRPYDTGTYRCLVKIPTVGEGAGNGTWLQVLKPARSGPTDVKPDRFVLLWLFLRGLICIFGLAAGAMGTSLLYQRKLSRRRQRRVRELQAKAQLRM